Proteins encoded together in one Papaver somniferum cultivar HN1 unplaced genomic scaffold, ASM357369v1 unplaced-scaffold_21, whole genome shotgun sequence window:
- the LOC113339447 gene encoding acidic leucine-rich nuclear phosphoprotein 32 family member B-like, translating to MHHRHIWDVPEMDINEVQPETEKTIDEAYHQNKEAPLLLSTVQEDDNEATVLHRDDDVELETIDVDLVLAEDVIDDDEEEEEEEAEDETLFNYNNDVVEPEDIVLEEDDSDLEY from the coding sequence ATGCATCATAGACACATATGGGATGTTCCTGAAATGGATATCAATGAAGTACAACCAGAAACAGAAAAAACTATTGACGAGGCATATCACCAGAATAAAGAGGCTCCATTGCTATTATCCACTGTTCAAGAAGATGATAACGAGGCAACTGTACTTCatagagatgatgatgttgaactcGAAACTATAGATGTAGATCTTGTTCTAGCTGAGGATGtcatagatgatgatgaagaggaggaggaggaggaggcggAAGACGAAACATTGTTTAACTATAACAATGATGTGGTAGAGCCTGAGGATATTGTTCTAGAAGAAGATGACTCAGATCTAGAATATTAG